A single genomic interval of Bradyrhizobium japonicum USDA 6 harbors:
- a CDS encoding SLC13 family permease: MNTNLALVLLLLAAAIVMFMANRPRMDAVALLMIVIMPFTGVITINEALAGFSDPSVVLIAGLFVIGEGLVRTGVARRLGDWLNATAGSSETRMLVLLMLAVSGLGAFMSSTAVVAIFIPVVLRICQNTGAAPSQLMMPLSFAALISGMLTLVATAPNLVVNAELIRQGAAGFGFFSFTPFGLTFLALGIAYMLFARRFLPVSAKRVDGEHRQPNLLDWVTQYGLADRALRVRVLTDSPLIGKRLEELPLRDRGVNLLAIELPGRFGTEVSRPKARTELAAGQIMLLDVIASPAETNRMLNDYKVEKLPLGDGGYFTDRSQEIGMVEVIVPAESKLIGQSILQARVRSEMGLTVLGLRHGREVVSQGLLDETLKVGDTLLLTGFWSDIRKLRSEFSDLVVLNLPTEHKEVLPAANLAPQALAVLALTVGMMVSGVVPNVHAVLIGCLLMGSLGCVDFNSAYASINWKSLVLIVGMLPFSLALQRTGGVDLAADAVTHLAGEASPRVLLALLFVITAALGLFISNTATAVLMAPVALAVAKDIGASPYPFAMTIAIAASAAFMTPVSSPVNTLVVGPGNYGFGDFLKIGVPFTVVVMVTTLALVPWLLRF; encoded by the coding sequence ATGAACACCAATCTTGCTTTGGTTCTTCTGCTGCTTGCGGCCGCGATCGTGATGTTTATGGCCAATCGCCCGCGCATGGATGCGGTCGCGCTGCTGATGATCGTGATCATGCCATTTACTGGGGTGATTACCATCAACGAGGCACTGGCGGGGTTCAGTGATCCCAGCGTCGTGCTGATCGCGGGTCTGTTCGTGATCGGAGAAGGACTGGTACGCACCGGTGTGGCGCGTCGGCTCGGCGATTGGCTGAACGCGACCGCCGGCAGCAGCGAGACGCGCATGCTGGTGCTGCTGATGCTCGCGGTCAGCGGGCTCGGTGCATTCATGAGTTCGACCGCCGTGGTGGCCATCTTCATCCCGGTCGTGCTGCGCATCTGTCAGAACACGGGCGCCGCGCCGAGCCAGCTGATGATGCCCTTGAGCTTTGCGGCCCTGATCAGTGGCATGCTCACCCTGGTCGCGACGGCGCCAAATCTCGTGGTCAACGCCGAGCTGATCCGCCAGGGTGCGGCAGGCTTCGGCTTTTTCAGCTTCACGCCCTTTGGGCTCACATTCCTGGCGCTCGGCATTGCCTATATGCTGTTCGCGCGGCGGTTTCTGCCCGTCTCGGCCAAGCGTGTGGACGGCGAACACCGTCAGCCGAACTTGCTTGATTGGGTGACGCAGTATGGCCTGGCCGATCGAGCCTTGCGCGTGCGCGTGCTGACTGACTCGCCACTGATCGGCAAGCGTCTGGAAGAGCTTCCGCTCCGGGACCGTGGCGTGAATCTGCTCGCCATCGAGCTCCCAGGCCGCTTTGGGACCGAGGTGAGCCGCCCGAAAGCACGGACCGAACTGGCCGCCGGGCAGATCATGCTACTCGACGTCATCGCGTCCCCTGCCGAAACCAACCGGATGCTGAATGACTATAAGGTCGAAAAGCTCCCTTTGGGCGATGGCGGCTACTTCACCGATCGTTCGCAGGAGATCGGCATGGTCGAAGTCATCGTCCCGGCGGAGTCCAAGCTGATTGGCCAGAGCATTTTGCAAGCGCGGGTGCGCAGCGAAATGGGATTGACGGTGCTGGGGTTGCGGCACGGTCGCGAGGTCGTGAGCCAGGGGCTGCTCGATGAGACCTTGAAGGTCGGTGACACCCTTCTGCTGACCGGCTTCTGGTCTGACATCCGCAAGCTGCGATCCGAATTCTCGGATCTTGTCGTCCTGAACCTACCGACCGAGCACAAAGAGGTTCTGCCGGCCGCGAACCTCGCACCTCAGGCTCTGGCGGTGCTGGCTTTGACGGTCGGTATGATGGTCAGCGGTGTGGTGCCGAACGTGCACGCGGTTCTGATCGGCTGCTTGCTGATGGGGTCGCTGGGCTGCGTGGATTTCAACAGTGCCTATGCCTCGATCAATTGGAAGAGCCTGGTTCTTATTGTCGGCATGCTGCCCTTTTCGCTCGCGTTGCAACGAACCGGTGGTGTCGATCTCGCCGCCGACGCGGTGACGCATCTCGCGGGCGAGGCATCACCGCGAGTCCTGTTGGCGCTGCTCTTCGTGATCACGGCCGCCCTTGGCCTGTTCATCTCGAATACGGCAACCGCGGTGCTCATGGCGCCAGTAGCGCTCGCCGTCGCGAAGGACATCGGCGCCTCGCCGTATCCCTTCGCGATGACTATCGCCATCGCAGCCTCGGCCGCCTTCATGACGCCTGTGTCTTCGCCGGTGAACACCTTGGTGGTCGGACCGGGCAATTACGGTTTCGGCGATTTCTTGAAAATTGGTGTCCCTTTTACCGTCGTCGTGATGGTAACGACCCTGGCGCTGGTGCCTTGGCTGCTCCGATTTTAG
- a CDS encoding SLC13 family permease, producing MTPHILITFAIIATMVLLFVSNQVPVAVVALSATLVLYATGILELSEALAGFGDTTILFIASLFVVSASLDSSGVTTWAGQVLIRYAGESRTRLLVLSMLLVAFLTALIGSGGAVAALLPVLVIVSVRLKRPPAQLMMPLAFASYSGSMLVLTGSLVNVLLSDAASDVGLAPFGFFEMTVIGVPLLAGTVAIVILFGDMLLPVRTSREMPEDLSHHSRMLTEQYKLFDQVYQLEITAASPYRGTLQAVLESRLERENHPELSFIAIRPRRQNSISWQHSLVEGDRLIMRGEQAAMDAFAEQHGLTPCQETVGKMREALFNDSHGFSEVVLPPRSRLIGETVFPGMVTESGDLIILGVQRGGENLGPGETVLAAGDTLLLQGRWEALEEYGRDPNVLVVAAPDMIRSQARPLGAGSIRAIVILAVMVTLLATGVVPRVVAGLAAACAVILLRVLKIERAYRAINWNVLIMVASLIPLSTAMYKTGAAYLIADTLVAVVGNASPYALLAGLFLLTALIGQLISSTATTLIVIPIAIASAEAVGVSPRTALVTVAVAAAASFLTPIAASASLMVQGPGGYRFGDFWRMGLPLLLWFFLVGTFLVPMLWPFAG from the coding sequence ATGACGCCGCATATCCTCATTACCTTCGCCATCATCGCCACGATGGTGCTGCTGTTCGTCTCGAACCAGGTGCCGGTCGCTGTCGTAGCGCTAAGTGCGACACTCGTTCTTTACGCGACCGGCATCCTGGAGCTCTCCGAGGCGCTGGCGGGTTTCGGCGACACCACGATACTCTTCATCGCTTCGCTCTTCGTGGTGAGTGCCAGCCTGGATTCGTCCGGCGTCACCACGTGGGCAGGCCAGGTGCTGATCCGTTACGCCGGCGAAAGCCGGACACGCCTGTTGGTGCTGTCGATGTTGCTCGTGGCCTTTCTCACGGCGCTGATCGGCTCGGGTGGCGCAGTGGCTGCCCTGCTGCCCGTGCTGGTGATCGTCTCCGTCCGGCTCAAGCGTCCGCCCGCGCAACTCATGATGCCTCTCGCTTTCGCCTCCTATTCGGGGTCGATGCTGGTACTGACCGGAAGCCTCGTGAACGTGCTGCTTTCCGACGCGGCGAGCGATGTCGGTCTCGCGCCCTTCGGCTTTTTCGAGATGACGGTGATCGGCGTACCGCTCCTGGCAGGCACCGTGGCCATCGTGATCCTTTTCGGCGATATGCTGCTGCCGGTGCGCACTAGCCGGGAGATGCCGGAGGACCTGAGCCACCATTCGCGCATGCTGACCGAGCAATACAAGCTGTTTGACCAGGTGTACCAGCTCGAGATCACCGCCGCCTCGCCCTATCGCGGCACGTTGCAGGCGGTGCTGGAATCGCGGCTGGAGCGAGAGAACCACCCGGAGCTCAGCTTCATCGCCATTCGTCCTCGCCGCCAGAACAGCATCTCGTGGCAACATTCTCTCGTGGAAGGCGATCGACTCATCATGCGCGGTGAGCAGGCGGCGATGGACGCGTTCGCGGAGCAGCATGGCCTGACGCCCTGCCAGGAGACGGTCGGCAAAATGCGGGAGGCACTGTTCAACGATAGCCATGGCTTTTCCGAGGTGGTGCTGCCGCCCCGCTCTCGTCTGATCGGTGAGACCGTCTTCCCCGGCATGGTCACCGAAAGTGGCGATCTGATTATCCTGGGCGTTCAACGCGGCGGCGAGAATCTCGGACCGGGCGAAACCGTCCTTGCGGCGGGTGACACGCTGTTGCTGCAAGGCCGTTGGGAAGCGCTTGAGGAGTACGGGCGAGATCCCAACGTGCTCGTCGTTGCTGCCCCTGACATGATCCGCAGCCAGGCCAGGCCCCTGGGCGCCGGCTCCATACGCGCCATTGTCATTCTCGCGGTCATGGTTACGCTGCTAGCGACGGGAGTCGTGCCAAGAGTCGTCGCTGGATTGGCGGCGGCCTGCGCGGTGATCCTGTTGCGCGTACTCAAGATCGAACGAGCCTATCGGGCGATTAACTGGAATGTTCTGATCATGGTCGCTTCGCTGATCCCGCTCTCGACCGCCATGTACAAGACGGGTGCAGCCTATCTCATCGCCGATACACTCGTTGCCGTTGTCGGCAATGCGAGCCCGTACGCGCTGCTGGCGGGGCTGTTTTTGCTCACGGCGCTAATCGGCCAGTTGATCAGCAGCACAGCGACGACACTCATCGTCATTCCGATAGCCATTGCCTCCGCGGAAGCTGTCGGTGTCTCGCCGCGCACCGCGCTGGTGACTGTGGCGGTGGCTGCGGCCGCTTCCTTTCTTACGCCAATCGCTGCCTCAGCGAGCCTCATGGTGCAGGGCCCCGGCGGCTATCGATTTGGCGATTTCTGGAGGATGGGTCTACCGTTGCTGCTCTGGTTCTTCCTGGTAGGCACGTTTCTCGTGCCCATGCTCTGGCCATTCGCAGGATGA
- a CDS encoding M20/M25/M40 family metallo-hydrolase, with amino-acid sequence MTKLDDVLSNVDANLDAALERLFAILRIKSISTDPAYKAECTANAEWHVADLKSIGFDASVRPTPGHPMVVAHDRSVPGPSALFYGHYDVQPVDPLELWERDPFDPSIQTMPDGAKIITGRGAADDKGQLMAFVEACRAWKAVTGKLPIPVSILLEGEEESGGVNLPGFLDTHAAELRADIGLICDTNMWDHETPAIQTMLRGLCGEEVIIHAADRDLHSGFYGSAAANPNRILARILSDLHDDNGRVTLRGFYDGVPELPKALREQWDSLNFSAKSFLGAIGLSIPAGEKGRDALEMVWSRPTCEINGMGGGYQGAGFKTVIPAMASAKVSFRLVFDQDPHAIRKAFREHVHARVPADCRVEFLEHGAGQAIRFPIEAPAFGKARDALTAEWGKPAVFIGGGGSIPVTHQLKQSLGMDVVLAGFGLEDDRIHSPNEKYNLKSFHKGIRSWARILEALSR; translated from the coding sequence ATGACCAAGCTCGATGATGTCCTGTCCAACGTCGATGCAAATCTCGATGCGGCTCTCGAACGTCTGTTCGCGATCCTGCGCATCAAGTCGATTTCGACCGATCCGGCTTACAAGGCCGAATGTACGGCCAATGCCGAATGGCACGTGGCCGACCTCAAGAGCATTGGCTTCGACGCCTCGGTGCGCCCGACACCGGGGCACCCGATGGTCGTGGCACATGACCGCAGCGTGCCCGGTCCCTCGGCACTGTTCTACGGCCATTACGATGTGCAGCCGGTCGATCCGCTCGAGCTCTGGGAGCGCGATCCCTTTGACCCGTCTATCCAGACGATGCCCGATGGCGCGAAGATCATCACGGGCCGCGGCGCCGCGGACGACAAAGGCCAACTCATGGCCTTTGTCGAGGCCTGCCGCGCCTGGAAGGCGGTCACCGGCAAACTGCCGATTCCGGTTTCGATCCTGCTGGAGGGCGAAGAGGAATCCGGTGGCGTGAACCTGCCGGGCTTTCTCGATACCCATGCCGCGGAGCTGCGCGCAGATATCGGCCTGATCTGCGACACCAACATGTGGGACCACGAGACGCCGGCGATCCAGACCATGCTGCGCGGACTCTGCGGTGAAGAGGTCATCATACACGCCGCCGACCGCGACCTGCACTCGGGCTTCTATGGTTCGGCCGCAGCCAATCCGAACCGCATCCTCGCCCGCATCCTCTCTGACCTGCACGACGACAACGGACGCGTCACGCTGCGCGGCTTCTATGACGGCGTACCGGAACTTCCCAAGGCGCTGCGCGAGCAATGGGACAGCCTGAACTTCAGCGCAAAGTCCTTCCTCGGCGCCATCGGGCTTTCGATTCCCGCCGGCGAGAAGGGCCGCGACGCGCTGGAGATGGTCTGGTCGCGCCCGACCTGCGAAATCAACGGCATGGGCGGCGGCTACCAGGGGGCCGGATTCAAGACTGTAATTCCCGCCATGGCATCGGCAAAGGTGTCTTTTCGCCTGGTCTTCGATCAGGACCCCCATGCCATCCGCAAAGCCTTCCGGGAGCATGTGCATGCACGCGTCCCGGCCGATTGCCGTGTGGAATTCCTGGAGCATGGCGCGGGTCAGGCGATCCGTTTCCCGATCGAGGCCCCGGCCTTCGGCAAGGCGCGCGACGCACTGACGGCCGAATGGGGCAAGCCCGCAGTCTTCATCGGCGGCGGCGGCTCCATTCCCGTGACCCATCAGCTCAAACAATCGCTGGGCATGGACGTGGTGCTTGCGGGCTTCGGCCTCGAGGATGACCGCATCCACAGCCCGAACGAGAAGTACAATCTCAAGAGTTTCCACAAGGGCATCCGCTCCTGGGCACGTATTCTGGAAGCGCTGTCGCGGTAG
- a CDS encoding MFS transporter, which yields MAGPNAPFDLFGVSPAPIMIVMGIVLGQGFLSWTHRQQAAGKTPLLALEVIDSPQERAAVYAMFAVVALEAMLNFSVPLYIQIVQGRTPLATTIAMMPFNLTVFFAAMLIVRFYGRFTPRQIGRYGFILCTVALLWLAFVVRNDWSAVPVLVGLVIFGIGQGSLVTLLFNVLVTASPKELAGDVGSLRGTTNNLAAAVGTAVAGALLVGLLSAAVLRTITENPKLPPEIQAQLDLDNITFISNDRLQSVMEQTTASPAQVAEAVRVNTVVRLRALKIGLIIMAGVALLAIFPAGKLPNFLPGEIPDPAPPERGRNE from the coding sequence TTGGCGGGGCCCAATGCGCCATTCGACCTCTTTGGCGTATCTCCCGCCCCGATCATGATCGTGATGGGTATCGTGCTCGGTCAAGGCTTTCTGAGCTGGACCCACAGACAGCAGGCTGCGGGAAAGACACCGCTTCTTGCGCTCGAGGTGATCGACTCCCCGCAGGAGCGGGCGGCGGTGTATGCGATGTTTGCTGTCGTAGCGCTGGAAGCGATGCTCAATTTCTCGGTTCCATTATACATCCAGATCGTGCAGGGGCGCACGCCGCTGGCGACAACAATCGCCATGATGCCCTTCAACCTCACCGTCTTCTTCGCGGCGATGCTGATCGTGCGATTCTATGGTCGGTTCACGCCGAGGCAGATCGGACGCTATGGCTTCATCCTCTGCACTGTGGCGCTCCTTTGGCTCGCCTTTGTCGTGAGGAATGATTGGAGCGCTGTCCCGGTTCTCGTTGGGCTGGTGATTTTCGGCATTGGACAGGGATCGCTGGTCACACTGTTGTTCAACGTGCTGGTCACGGCTTCGCCGAAAGAGCTCGCGGGCGACGTCGGCTCGCTGCGCGGCACGACCAACAATCTCGCCGCGGCCGTCGGCACAGCGGTGGCCGGGGCACTCCTCGTCGGCCTGTTAAGCGCGGCTGTTCTGCGGACCATCACCGAAAATCCAAAATTGCCGCCTGAGATACAGGCGCAGCTGGACCTGGATAACATCACCTTCATCAGCAACGACCGGCTGCAGAGCGTGATGGAGCAAACCACGGCCTCTCCGGCTCAAGTGGCGGAAGCGGTGCGCGTCAACACTGTCGTGCGATTGCGCGCCTTGAAAATCGGCCTCATCATCATGGCCGGCGTTGCCTTGCTTGCGATTTTCCCGGCAGGGAAGCTTCCCAACTTCCTGCCAGGCGAAATTCCCGACCCGGCGCCGCCTGAGCGCGGAAGGAACGAATAA
- a CDS encoding MFS transporter — translation MTMASATTVHSVEEENASWVPMITIALGQMIMSFNVASLPVALGGMVNSFGVPPTTVATGIVAYSMLVAGFVMLGAKLTQRYGATHVFRVAVAVFGVAQTLMTFSPNAELMITAQSLSGAAGAVIVPSLVALIAENYKGRQQATAVGALGSARAAAGVLAFVIGGTLGTFIGWRPAFGILIAVSAVVFLLSFRLKPDEARPEVRIDFVGVILAAAAIILISFGFNNLNRWGWDWRGPMRHSTSLAYLPPRS, via the coding sequence ATGACGATGGCATCTGCGACGACGGTTCACTCCGTTGAAGAAGAGAATGCATCCTGGGTGCCGATGATCACCATCGCCCTCGGCCAGATGATCATGTCCTTCAACGTCGCCTCCTTGCCAGTTGCGCTGGGAGGGATGGTCAACAGTTTTGGCGTTCCGCCCACGACCGTCGCCACCGGTATCGTGGCTTATTCGATGCTTGTCGCCGGCTTCGTCATGCTCGGTGCGAAGCTGACACAGCGCTACGGAGCGACGCACGTGTTCCGCGTTGCCGTTGCCGTGTTCGGCGTCGCGCAGACGTTAATGACGTTCAGTCCAAACGCGGAGCTCATGATTACCGCGCAATCCTTGTCCGGCGCGGCCGGTGCGGTGATCGTACCGTCGTTGGTCGCGCTTATCGCGGAAAACTACAAGGGGCGGCAGCAGGCAACAGCCGTTGGCGCACTGGGTTCCGCGCGCGCCGCTGCGGGCGTTCTGGCGTTTGTCATCGGCGGTACTCTAGGCACATTCATCGGATGGCGCCCTGCGTTCGGGATTCTGATCGCCGTGTCGGCTGTGGTTTTCCTGTTGAGCTTTCGTCTCAAGCCCGATGAGGCACGTCCGGAGGTCCGGATCGATTTCGTAGGTGTCATTCTCGCTGCCGCAGCCATCATTCTGATCAGCTTCGGTTTCAACAACCTCAATCGGTGGGGCTGGGATTGGCGGGGCCCAATGCGCCATTCGACCTCTTTGGCGTATCTCCCGCCCCGATCATGA
- the glsA gene encoding glutaminase A: MNANADADNNYSYVSTGHLPAEAEVISLIDEVYARYKSNTDGKNSQVYPALAEVPSDLFGVCVVGTNGAVYAVGAAEYEFSIMSVSKPFIFALVCQVLGAAQARQKLGANATGLPFNSLAAVERSPDGRTNPMVNAGAIATTSLVPGATADAKWKFIYDGLSQFAGRPLALNDEVYASATETNFRNQSIARLLQSFERIYCDPAEATDLYTRQCALNVSAKDLAVMGATLADGGVNPITKVRVVDPSVCHYALAVMTTAGMYETSGDWLYDVGLPGKSGIGGGIVTVSPGKGGLGTFAPPLDSAGNSVKGQLVAKYLSQRLGMDLFMSNPEP, from the coding sequence ATGAATGCTAACGCCGATGCCGACAACAACTATTCCTACGTATCAACCGGACACTTGCCGGCCGAAGCGGAAGTCATCTCGCTGATCGACGAGGTGTACGCGCGCTACAAATCGAATACGGACGGCAAGAACTCTCAAGTATATCCAGCGCTCGCCGAGGTGCCGAGCGACCTGTTCGGCGTTTGCGTGGTCGGCACCAACGGCGCGGTCTACGCTGTGGGGGCGGCCGAATACGAGTTCTCGATCATGAGCGTTTCCAAGCCGTTCATCTTTGCATTGGTCTGCCAGGTCCTCGGCGCAGCGCAGGCACGCCAGAAGCTCGGAGCGAACGCAACCGGCCTTCCGTTCAACTCGCTCGCTGCCGTCGAACGCAGCCCCGATGGCCGCACAAATCCGATGGTGAATGCGGGCGCGATTGCGACGACAAGTCTCGTCCCGGGAGCGACGGCTGATGCGAAATGGAAGTTCATCTACGACGGATTGTCACAGTTCGCCGGACGTCCGCTTGCGCTTAACGACGAGGTTTATGCCTCGGCGACGGAGACCAACTTCCGAAACCAGAGCATCGCCCGCCTGCTCCAGAGTTTCGAACGGATTTACTGTGATCCGGCAGAGGCCACAGATCTTTACACCAGACAATGCGCGCTGAATGTGAGTGCCAAGGATCTGGCGGTGATGGGTGCCACTTTGGCGGACGGTGGCGTGAACCCCATCACGAAAGTGCGCGTGGTCGATCCGTCGGTCTGCCACTACGCACTGGCCGTCATGACGACTGCCGGAATGTACGAGACATCAGGCGATTGGCTTTACGATGTCGGGCTACCGGGCAAGAGCGGCATCGGCGGCGGGATCGTCACGGTCTCCCCGGGAAAGGGCGGTCTTGGGACTTTTGCGCCGCCGCTCGACAGCGCCGGAAACAGCGTCAAGGGACAGCTTGTAGCGAAGTATCTGTCGCAGCGGTTGGGCATGGATTTGTTCATGTCCAACCCGGAACCGTAG
- a CDS encoding AbgT family transporter, which produces MSARSDATNTPPSKTMTQRALDTVERVGNSVPHPVVIFLILIAIVLVLSHLLYMLGASVTYQAINPDTHKIETATSAANSLLTADGIRHIYTRLVPNLMGFTAVGLLIVAMMGVGVAEEAGLINALIRKLVAVSPSWALVYIVAFVGILSSIAADAGYVVLIPLAGAAFLSVGRHPLAGLAVGFAAVAGAFTVNMIIKPLDAVLTEITNDAIHMVNPTTSLDLTANVSFSIASVLVLTIVIALINNRLIEPRLGAYQAEKTANTRPEANGGQLSADESRGLRYSGFALLGVVILFLLLTVPSGAPLRHPTTGVLIGNSPFMNGLIGVIMVLFLATGIAYGIGAKTVNSSTAVIAAMTKAVASLSGTILLFVVISQFVDYFNYSNIPTLMALTMADVLKSANIGTLWLLVGFIIVVMILDFVFTPAIAKWAIFAPVFVPVFVQLNVDPAAVLAAYRVGDSPINAITPLNAYFAMVVGFAQIYDKKAGVGTVVALMLPYTLWMAIIWTVLFVVWYLLGLPWGL; this is translated from the coding sequence ATGAGCGCGCGCAGTGACGCCACGAACACGCCGCCATCGAAGACGATGACGCAAAGAGCCCTCGACACTGTCGAACGTGTCGGAAACAGCGTCCCGCACCCGGTCGTGATATTTCTGATCCTCATCGCCATCGTGTTGGTGCTGTCTCACTTACTCTACATGTTGGGGGCAAGCGTCACCTATCAGGCCATCAATCCGGATACTCACAAGATCGAGACCGCGACCTCTGCCGCCAATAGCCTGCTGACGGCGGATGGAATTCGTCATATTTACACGCGGCTCGTGCCAAACCTCATGGGTTTCACCGCGGTTGGGCTGTTGATCGTCGCCATGATGGGCGTCGGCGTCGCCGAGGAAGCCGGCCTGATCAACGCGTTGATCAGAAAACTCGTGGCCGTCTCTCCGAGCTGGGCACTCGTTTACATCGTCGCGTTCGTCGGCATCTTGTCCAGCATTGCCGCAGACGCCGGCTATGTGGTGTTGATCCCGCTGGCCGGCGCCGCCTTCTTGAGCGTTGGCCGGCATCCTCTCGCCGGGCTCGCTGTGGGATTTGCCGCAGTCGCCGGTGCATTCACCGTGAACATGATCATCAAGCCGCTTGATGCCGTTCTGACGGAAATCACCAATGACGCAATCCACATGGTCAACCCCACCACGTCGCTGGATCTGACCGCCAACGTCTCGTTCTCGATCGCCTCCGTTCTTGTCCTGACCATCGTCATCGCGCTCATCAACAACCGGCTCATCGAGCCACGGCTGGGCGCTTACCAGGCCGAGAAGACCGCTAACACTCGGCCGGAGGCGAACGGAGGGCAGCTTTCCGCCGACGAGTCGCGTGGGCTGAGGTACAGCGGCTTTGCGCTGCTCGGGGTCGTGATCCTGTTCCTTCTGTTAACGGTTCCGTCGGGCGCGCCCCTGCGCCATCCGACGACGGGCGTCCTGATCGGCAACTCACCATTCATGAACGGCCTGATCGGGGTCATCATGGTGCTGTTCCTTGCAACCGGGATCGCATACGGCATCGGCGCGAAGACGGTGAATAGCTCCACGGCCGTCATCGCGGCCATGACCAAGGCGGTGGCTTCGCTGAGCGGCACCATCCTTCTCTTCGTCGTCATCAGCCAGTTCGTCGACTACTTCAACTATAGCAACATTCCAACGTTGATGGCCCTGACGATGGCCGATGTCTTGAAGAGCGCGAATATCGGCACGCTGTGGCTGCTGGTTGGCTTCATCATTGTCGTCATGATCCTGGACTTCGTGTTCACGCCGGCGATCGCCAAATGGGCCATCTTCGCGCCGGTCTTCGTGCCGGTGTTCGTGCAGCTTAACGTCGATCCCGCGGCCGTCCTGGCCGCCTACCGCGTCGGCGACTCGCCGATCAACGCGATTACCCCGCTCAATGCCTACTTTGCCATGGTGGTCGGATTTGCCCAGATTTACGACAAGAAAGCGGGCGTCGGGACGGTTGTCGCGCTGATGTTGCCGTACACACTCTGGATGGCCATCATTTGGACCGTGCTGTTCGTTGTCTGGTACCTGCTGGGCTTGCCTTGGGGATTATGA
- a CDS encoding DcaP family trimeric outer membrane transporter: MEELMRRLDALQARATEGDKLISALRHRVDELEAREKHSKSQAATARRDVVAPTAGQKPSAIPVASTEPRMTAAVPPQAAAAPIPGLRPPEPMGSQFDGEGEDALRSDLPGLSLRIPGSQSEVRFYGFANVHGYHDFNGRNQSDAPTVQAIPLSGSPADIQGGDTGLSARFSRIGMDTRTATAWGTLETRLEGDFGGGTAASPNAVFRLRQAWGELGTEQFRVLAGWANSLWNEGVYETVNFSTNLNQSFVRQAQVRATATLAPGLTGHVSIEMPDTQYTSAAGVFTQISTPAGFGGLSPSFASVPDLLGRLEYRNDGLGLDLRGLLRDLTIRTAGTAAAPPAVERNTAGWGVAGSGRFPMRWLSPAFGPDELVGMAYYGQGIGRYFGGNTFGQDALSNIGLPGVVDPSLDALPTYGASAGYRRFWAPQLRSNFVYSYAWQQYPSYAQLFVPGSASATSLNSTMQQGIVNLIWSPFAELRGNSVGTGWLDVGLEYVYSHRDVYGGTAATAPVSTGSGTANRILGSATVRF, encoded by the coding sequence ATGGAAGAGTTGATGCGCCGTCTCGATGCGCTGCAAGCCCGCGCAACCGAAGGTGACAAGCTGATCAGCGCGCTGCGTCATCGCGTCGACGAACTCGAAGCGCGCGAAAAGCATTCGAAGTCCCAAGCCGCCACCGCACGTCGTGACGTCGTCGCGCCGACCGCCGGGCAAAAGCCGTCTGCGATTCCGGTTGCGTCGACTGAGCCGCGAATGACTGCTGCGGTCCCTCCACAAGCCGCGGCGGCGCCCATTCCGGGCCTGCGTCCGCCCGAACCAATGGGCAGTCAGTTCGACGGCGAAGGCGAGGACGCGCTGCGTTCCGATCTCCCGGGTTTGTCCTTGCGCATCCCGGGTTCGCAGTCCGAGGTGCGATTCTACGGTTTCGCGAACGTCCATGGCTACCACGACTTCAATGGCCGCAATCAGTCCGATGCGCCGACAGTGCAAGCCATTCCGCTGTCCGGAAGCCCTGCCGACATCCAGGGAGGCGATACCGGATTGTCCGCCCGGTTCAGCCGCATCGGTATGGATACGCGCACGGCGACCGCCTGGGGCACTCTGGAAACCCGCTTGGAAGGCGACTTCGGCGGGGGCACGGCAGCCTCACCCAATGCGGTCTTTCGGCTCCGTCAGGCCTGGGGCGAGCTCGGCACCGAACAGTTTCGTGTCCTGGCCGGCTGGGCGAACAGCCTGTGGAACGAGGGCGTTTATGAAACCGTGAACTTCTCGACCAATCTCAACCAGTCATTCGTGCGCCAGGCGCAGGTTCGGGCGACCGCGACATTGGCTCCGGGATTGACCGGGCACGTTTCAATCGAGATGCCGGATACGCAGTACACGTCCGCGGCAGGCGTATTCACGCAGATCAGCACCCCGGCTGGCTTTGGTGGATTGAGTCCATCATTTGCCTCCGTGCCCGATCTACTCGGCCGGCTCGAATACCGGAACGATGGCCTGGGGCTCGACCTGCGCGGCCTGCTGCGCGATCTCACCATCCGCACGGCTGGTACGGCGGCGGCGCCGCCAGCGGTCGAACGCAATACCGCCGGTTGGGGTGTCGCAGGTAGCGGTCGCTTTCCAATGCGATGGCTGTCACCAGCTTTCGGTCCGGACGAGCTGGTTGGCATGGCCTATTACGGCCAAGGCATCGGGCGCTATTTCGGCGGCAATACCTTCGGCCAGGATGCGCTGTCCAACATCGGCCTGCCCGGCGTTGTCGATCCCAGCCTCGACGCACTGCCGACCTATGGCGCGAGCGCAGGCTACCGCCGCTTCTGGGCACCGCAATTGCGCAGCAATTTCGTCTACTCCTACGCATGGCAGCAATATCCGTCCTATGCGCAATTGTTCGTGCCGGGATCTGCCTCGGCGACGTCGTTGAACAGCACCATGCAGCAGGGGATCGTCAATTTGATCTGGAGCCCGTTCGCCGAGCTTCGTGGCAACAGCGTCGGGACCGGATGGCTCGACGTCGGTCTTGAATATGTCTACTCCCATCGGGACGTGTACGGCGGCACCGCAGCAACAGCCCCGGTCAGCACCGGCTCTGGTACCGCCAATCGCATCCTTGGCTCGGCCACTGTGCGGTTCTGA